AGTGGCTGAACTCAAGGACAGTCTGGCATTACCCCTTAAGAAAGTATTTGAAAAGAGTTGCACGTTGGATGGTCGAAACAGGATCGATGGTCCAGATCGACAATTTCAGAAATCCATTAGACCGCGAGCGCTTACGAGTAATGCGTTGGTAGAAGGGGAGAGGTCGTCACGAATACAGAGGACACCAACTGACAAGTTAGAAACAGACTCTACTGTAAGTACCCCTGGAGCAAACGGATCACCTTGCAATAATCCTATAGCATATGTTGTGACTGAAATTGTAGATGTCAATGACACCAAGAAGCGACCCAGTGTCCGTCTTCGAGAAAGTCGACCAATGAAAAAATTTTCAAATACTATTCAGAAGCAGCTCGATAAACCAGAGCCCTTTTATTTTGGGTTGGAACAGACATCAAGGTCTGAAGGAGAGAGTTTCCAGGAAAATCAACCCATTGCCCTGCATCCTGTGAAGAAACATGATGTCAACAAGAGATGGCGTCAAGTATTGCCGATCCTTACAAATAGGGATAAAATGTGTTACCCTTGCGACGTAACCGAAAATAATTGTGCCGTTTCGCCTGATAAGGATGGCCCATCTTTGAGAAATATGAGTGATAATAACAACAAGTACAAGGAAAAAATCGCCTTGAAGCCACCTCCAACCAAAAAGGGGAAACAGGTCCTGGAAAAGTCATCGAGCCTTGGGAACCAAAATGGTGGGACATGGTCTCCTAAAACTTTAGAACGGCATCGCATGCTACTTGGTAAACCTATCGATATTTCCCCTCAAAGGGGTCCCAACAGGCCTCAAACCGATCCGCTCCAGGAAGGTGTAACCACGCAATACGAGTTGGTAGAATTGCCTTCCATGCAGTCTGTTGGCTCAGTAACATGTGCAGAAGGTTCAACCGGTTACTCTAAAATTGTTCGGCAATACGATGGTAGGAGACGTGCTTCATCAACAGGATCGTCTGACTTGTTAGGAAGACAAAATGATAAATCATATAATAAACTAATGATAGGTATATAGTCTGACATAAACCTCGGAAATACGTACTTTGATGATTGCAGACATTAACCACGCTCAATTATTGGACTAAGCAAACTCTATTAAGAGTTATATATCGCAGAGATAATAAGGGGAGTGGTGGAACACTGAATTAGCTAAACTTGAAAAATACCGAAGTTTCAATTGCACTGATTTGAACTATACTCTGCTATATACCTAAAGAATGACTAAGAACAACATCCTTACGTTGATCATCATGACCGTCGTCACCTGAATATGATATGTTGAAGAGAACATGTACTTGTTGCTACAAAGTCAAGTATGAAATTATGGGCCATCGTATGACATTGGCATTTCGCCAGAATGCAGTTATCGTTGGTGattatatcaataatttaatgattttaagCCTAGTTGAAGGAGTAACAAAGCACATTTTAATTACAATTTGCGCGCAAAAACTAAATTTATTCCacagaaatgtaaaaaagtAAACATTCTCCGCTGTTCCTTGACCTTAGTTATACTCCTAATGAGTCCTAACAAATAAATCGGTTAATTTGTACAATCGATAGCACGTTTGGAATGTCATATGCCTTTATCATGTGCATCAAATCATTATAGCATTGATAATAATTGTCAATTGGTAGTaaagtttttaatttgtatCATTCCGAACTGATTATAGCGATGCAATCAAATGAAAGCAAATACCTGTATACCGTGtcgtaaacaaaaaaatatttttaagtaACTTGAAGTATGTAACTCATGTCTAGTCCTATCTTCATGCAACCATTGAATACGAGCAGAAAAACTCAAGTCGGACTAAGATAACACTTTCACCCATCTGACctactatttcttttcttttttttttaattctaagaGAGTATGTAAGCAATGACAATGTGCAATATATTGATGTGACTTTTCAAcactttctcataaaattacTGTCCTTACAAACTCATTTTGTCTCGGAACTTCTGTCTCATCATATTATTTAActaaacatataaatatatatgtttataaacAGATGTACATTGCGGAgagaataccctttttttttgccgaaGGTATGGTACTATAAGAGGTCACAGCACCTTGGTATGGGCCTCAACCCCACTctttttcaaacatgtacagaaacgtaaaaatgaccaccGGATTGTGCCTCAAGTTCGCATTGTCACGCCAGCCCCTCCCCACTCTCCGCCCCTACAcgctttcaaaaccgttccatGGTGCCGAGGTGCGTTAACTCTTGTTTGAATATGTcactaaatgaaatattttttcatgcaaTCAATCTTCACACTTATACCAGCacaatgttaccatggttataTTCACTTCACTCTTGTTTACAACTGATGACAAATATATGAATTTTATGTTGAAATGTTAAACAGTACTTTCTCGCAcgataatttatgtaaatagcAGGAAATTGTATTCTAATATGGAGCTATCTTATCACTATTCGTGTTATTGCTTTGCACtcctggaatatttttttttctctattattgaatatgtaaatTTTCATCCTGTACTTAGCTTTGATTAAAACTATCAATTATAATATAAACTAAATCATTCCTGTAAGCACATTATATTTGCTTGTTAATAAGTGTAACATGTATATCAGTTGCAATATTAATGTATATTCCTCCGTCATGGTCAAAGTTAACCTGGGTGTATGATACTGATTTAAACGACACGCCAATTTCAAGACTAGAAGTGGATTTGAGTAAACTAAAACTAGAactatcactgaaggtgattaatacccccgccGTATgccgttaccatgacaacagttTCCCAACACatggaaaaaatatgtcttgccgAGTattacctcaagaccaatgtgtgagctaaatatcatgagaattggttaaaaacagATGAAGTAGTTAaaactgcaagattttttttttctatttttgaaTACAATCATGATGAAGTAATTCAAACAGCAATATTTTCACCCAATATTCACCATACAATAtcttgttaccatggaaacatgatttctgacacaCACATTATaaatgtcttgcacatctttacctcaagaccaatggGTGTGCCgaattttatgagaattggttaaaactgaggaagtagttcgaactgcaagatttttaccttatttgaaccatatagtatgccgttaccatggcgACACAATTTCTGACACATAAGAAAAATGTGTCCTGAACATCTTTACCCCAACACCAATATGTGTGCCAAGTTTCATgcgaattggttaaaaactgtgGAAGTAGTTCGATGCGCAATATTTTAaacttatttttgccataatatgccattaccatggcaacacaatttccgacacatacGATGATGATTTTTACAAAGAGGCAAGTTGTAATTAAAGCTGAGcatgtatataatttattcACTTTATCTTACACATCAAATCACCAGATTTGTCAGATAGCGTTAAAAACAAGCGCTATTTGGACTACAGGGCCAAGGCCAACACGTTACAAAAGACAAATTGTTATTATCAAAACAGTTATTAACCCGACTATTGTACCATCTCCTGTCATAGTTTTGCATCTGCTTACTATtgtatgaataaattttaatttattgAGGTGATTTTCATTCGATAATGAATGATGAGTAGAAACACAATATGTTTTAGCTATAGCAATGTAGGTTTCAGATTGGCACCTCATCGTTGAGAGACGGACCCGTAGTAGAAAGGAttgattgagaaaaaaaaatgataaaaatagggGCTCCAATGGGaagaacaaagaagagagaCAACAAGAAACGGAGCGAGTGAAATACTTTGCACAATAAAACAATCAATATGATTTAATATTCTTATGAATGCACATTAAGATGTGACACcagaatttgaagaaaaaaaaaacccacaccaTTTAATGCTACATTAAATCAGTGATCTGACGATCGTATGGACGAGGATCACATTCTGGGAATGACCGGGGTCAACATTGCATCTGTGTGGTTCAAATTAATAATTACTTATTTTGCATAATTTCAGTAGGCCAATACAAAAATGTTTGGAAATCatgatatgaataatgaaaacatCTCGCAATGTATATTTACATTGGAGGCATACAATTTAACTGCAGTATAACGAGTTTAATGTCAACAATCACTCTACAACGTAAAAAATACAGTTTCTGTGACACCAAACCATTCCTTTGAAAACACTTCTTCGAATTCATCCAACAATAAGTACTTCTGAATTCGCTGAAATTGCAATTATCTACAAGCAAGCTTTTTATTATGTAAAACACCATAATATATAGCACTTATATACAAAGTATAGGAATACAATCAGCATTGTGaaatttttaacaaattatattacatttttaaataaaaataaaccatttgtatttataaataaaatacgGTATACATGCATAACCAAACAACTATTCTGAATCAATTTTTGCCTCTCATTATCAGAGGAAGTATCTAAGCAGAATGCAcatataaaggggggggggtcacaaaaAAATCGGGATACACGATTAATTATGTTACGTTTCTCTATAACGTATCATGTAATCATGCAACTCGGCAATATCCAACCAACAAGAGAAACTTCGTTCAAATTGGAATGTCAATAAATCAATGTCCAATGGTTTTCCGTTTTGCTCAAACGAGAATTTTTCACTTGGATTTCTCCTTATtacaagtaagaaaaaaaatgattatacgGAATGAAATTCCGTTCTTACTATTTCCAGGATTCAATCTTGAATCATCTGA
This genomic interval from Lytechinus pictus isolate F3 Inbred chromosome 3, Lp3.0, whole genome shotgun sequence contains the following:
- the LOC129256259 gene encoding uncharacterized protein LOC129256259; protein product: MYTDSVILGAVGATLGVISLTFCIIQAIIMVRLNKRITQLIKFNTRLDDKKLPKITEDGEDDLRGVENNESAPPDDDYDDVVSPYPVMQPKSPHQPLQYNSSITNCLESYTSDSPTAERGLISPTVAELKDSLALPLKKVFEKSCTLDGRNRIDGPDRQFQKSIRPRALTSNALVEGERSSRIQRTPTDKLETDSTVSTPGANGSPCNNPIAYVVTEIVDVNDTKKRPSVRLRESRPMKKFSNTIQKQLDKPEPFYFGLEQTSRSEGESFQENQPIALHPVKKHDVNKRWRQVLPILTNRDKMCYPCDVTENNCAVSPDKDGPSLRNMSDNNNKYKEKIALKPPPTKKGKQVLEKSSSLGNQNGGTWSPKTLERHRMLLGKPIDISPQRGPNRPQTDPLQEGVTTQYELVELPSMQSVGSVTCAEGSTGYSKIVRQYDGRRRASSTGSSDLLGRQNDKSYNKLMIGI